A DNA window from Acidimicrobiia bacterium contains the following coding sequences:
- a CDS encoding acyl-CoA dehydrogenase family protein, protein MAISDLDVGLTDEDRAVQSTAHRFAAEVLRPVGRELDRMVDPAEVIADGSPLWDAFRRYRELGLDAMAQDPSLDPVAQAHLGCIVNEELAWGDVGLAISLGLSGFHPPFVEMSADSELIERYCSPKRPTIGCWALTEPDHGSDTVGPPEDYLTDPTRRPNCIARPEGSDYVISGQKAAWVSNGSIADLAVVFCAFDDGRATLGGSVFVVPLDLPGVERPRPLDKLGQRSLNQGEIFFGDVRVPASHRVVDPEMYPFALEGMLAYANAAMGQLFVGVARAAYELALDYSKDRVQGGRPIFEHQSVRGRVFDMFTRTEAARAMARRVAACNAASEPVLQYSIATKVFCTQTAFDVATAALQIFGGNGLSREYPIEKILRDARASLIEDGCNEVLSLVGASKL, encoded by the coding sequence ATGGCGATCAGTGATCTCGACGTCGGCCTCACCGACGAGGACCGGGCGGTGCAGTCCACCGCGCACCGGTTCGCGGCCGAGGTCCTGCGACCCGTCGGGCGCGAGCTGGACCGTATGGTCGATCCCGCCGAGGTCATCGCTGACGGCTCCCCGCTCTGGGACGCATTCAGGCGCTACCGCGAGCTGGGTCTCGACGCCATGGCGCAGGATCCGTCGCTCGACCCCGTGGCCCAGGCCCACCTCGGCTGCATCGTCAACGAGGAGCTGGCCTGGGGCGACGTCGGCCTGGCGATCTCCCTGGGCCTGAGCGGGTTCCACCCTCCGTTCGTGGAGATGTCCGCCGACTCCGAGCTGATCGAACGCTACTGCTCGCCGAAACGACCCACGATCGGTTGCTGGGCGCTCACGGAGCCCGACCACGGGAGCGACACGGTGGGTCCTCCCGAGGACTACCTCACCGACCCGACGAGACGTCCGAACTGCATCGCCCGGCCCGAGGGCTCCGACTACGTGATCAGTGGCCAGAAGGCCGCGTGGGTGTCCAACGGTTCGATCGCGGATCTCGCCGTGGTGTTCTGCGCGTTCGACGACGGTCGCGCCACCCTCGGCGGCTCGGTGTTCGTCGTTCCGCTCGACCTCCCCGGCGTCGAACGTCCGCGGCCGCTCGACAAGCTCGGCCAGCGTTCCCTCAACCAGGGTGAGATCTTCTTCGGCGACGTGCGTGTCCCGGCTTCGCACCGCGTGGTCGACCCCGAGATGTACCCATTCGCCCTCGAGGGAATGCTCGCCTACGCCAATGCGGCCATGGGTCAGCTCTTCGTCGGCGTTGCCCGTGCGGCGTACGAGCTGGCACTCGACTACTCGAAGGACCGCGTGCAGGGGGGTCGGCCCATCTTCGAGCACCAGAGCGTGCGCGGTCGCGTCTTCGACATGTTCACCCGAACCGAGGCGGCGCGGGCGATGGCCCGCCGCGTTGCCGCCTGCAACGCCGCCTCGGAACCGGTACTTCAGTACTCGATCGCCACGAAGGTCTTCTGCACCCAGACGGCTTTCGACGTGGCGACCGCCGCGCTGCAGATCTTCG